The proteins below come from a single Necator americanus strain Aroian chromosome V, whole genome shotgun sequence genomic window:
- a CDS encoding hypothetical protein (NECATOR_CHRV.G18965.T2), whose product MWIVGANTLTHATVRRADLDSQFKNLRVVFDISGWHNRSVERLAHEHGRPINEDVLFDIVVRLTKASAAANPVNEHISRMRFIDNFVRGSVVLAIMDRDVVVTIHDRDVTLSTEQHEAIALGAGSIPTTAIQAAFGTGKTLVGAIIAAQWAAGGAPVLATASTNTAVAQSTQTMLSLSACRDVLRFVADSVAQENLTPTPVDLNKILISLGETYADVLSDAERNACYRFTAGS is encoded by the exons ATGTGGATAGTCGGCGCTAATACTCTCACGCACGCCACAGTCAGACGAGCAGATTTGGACTCGCAGTTCAAGAATTTGAGAGTGGTTTTCGATATCAGCGGTTGGCACAATCGGTCGGTAGAACGTCTCGCTCACGAACACGGCCGCCCCATTAACGAAGACGTCCTCTTCGACATTGTAGTCCGTTTGACTAAGGCATCGGCTGCCGCCAACCCTGTAAATGAGCACATTTCGAGGATGCGGTTTATCGATAATTTTGTGCGAGGATCGGTAGTCCTCGCCATCATGGATCGA GACGTGGTTGTCACGATACACGATCGCGACGTCACTCTTTCGACAGAGCAACACGAAGCCATAGCATTGGGGGCCGGAAGCATCCCCACTACTGCTATCCAGGCGGCTTTCGGTACGGGCAAGACACTCGTTGGCGCGATTATTGCAGCTCAATGGGCAGCAGGAGGTGCCCCCGTCTTGGCAACAGCAAGCACTAATACGGCTGTGGCCCAGTCTACCCAGACGATGTTATCGCTTTCGGCCTGTAGGGACGTGTTGCGGTTTGTAGCAGACTCGGTAGCTCAGGAGAATCTTACACCTACTCCAGTCGATCTGAATAAGATCCTCATTTCGCTGGGAGAGACCTATGCCGATGTCCTCTCCGACGCAGAGAGGAATGCTTGTTATCGTTTCACAGCTGGGTCATAG
- a CDS encoding hypothetical protein (NECATOR_CHRV.G18965.T1), which produces MWIVGANTLTHATVRRADLDSQFKNLRVVFDISGWHNRSVERLAHEHGRPINEDVLFDIVVRLTKASAAANPVNEHISRMRFIDNFVRGSVVLAIMDRVYGSATLGCLNRGEGAAAPIA; this is translated from the coding sequence ATGTGGATAGTCGGCGCTAATACTCTCACGCACGCCACAGTCAGACGAGCAGATTTGGACTCGCAGTTCAAGAATTTGAGAGTGGTTTTCGATATCAGCGGTTGGCACAATCGGTCGGTAGAACGTCTCGCTCACGAACACGGCCGCCCCATTAACGAAGACGTCCTCTTCGACATTGTAGTCCGTTTGACTAAGGCATCGGCTGCCGCCAACCCTGTAAATGAGCACATTTCGAGGATGCGGTTTATCGATAATTTTGTGCGAGGATCGGTAGTCCTCGCCATCATGGATCGAGTATATGGCTCTGCCACCCTTGGTTGCCTTAATCGCGGAGAAGGGGCGGCAGCTCCGATAGCTTAG
- a CDS encoding hypothetical protein (NECATOR_CHRV.G18966.T1), protein MPTEIYSHSPPSGYPKLSFNRTLFPIIPMPEGGVPPAVLPIELQHLEDTAAFRQRSSRVIQEVLASSYSDIDLGLVGKTRSGRHDTVTLPPIIDRITPVLYQVVSTGWGSGVILRNSVPLS, encoded by the coding sequence ATGCCGACGGAAATTTATTCGCACTCTCCTCCTTCCGGCTACCCTAAGCTTAGCTTTAACCGGACATTGTTCCCCATAATCCCGATGCCAGAGGGCGGAGTACCTCCGGCAGTTCTGCCGATAGAACTGCAGCATTTGGAGGATACGGCCGCGTTTCGACAACGTTCCTCCCGCGTTATCCAGGAAGTGTTAGCAAGCTCATATTCAGATATTGACCTCGGGTTGGTAGGAAAGACTCGCTCGGGTCGCCACGATACTGTGACTCTACCGCCTATTATTGATCGCATTACACCAGTCCTTTACCAAGTAGTTTCAACAGGATGGGGTTCTGGCGTTATCCTGAGAAACTCCGTTCCGTTAAGCTGA
- a CDS encoding hypothetical protein (NECATOR_CHRV.G18967.T1), which produces MTDAVVHGLNGPCGSDWKEPETEGKPLRKVRLTRFGGGEEPPLEEEEDVTSTSPEVAARVEEIWGAVGVMERFSIDAVKTY; this is translated from the coding sequence ATGACTGATGCGGTCGTCCACGGCTTGAATGGACCTTGCGGAAGCGACTGGAAGGAACCTGAAACTGAAGGAAAGCCACTACGAAAGGTGCGCTTAACTCGCTTTGGTGGAGGTGAGGAACCACCgctagaagaagaagaagacgtaACGTCGACTTCACCCGAAGTGGCGGCGCGGGTCGAAGAAATTTGGGGTGCTGTGGGAGTAATGGAGAGATTCTCCATAGACGCAGTTAAGACGTACTGA
- a CDS encoding hypothetical protein (NECATOR_CHRV.G18968.T1), with protein sequence MMHTLTIYLLLLLLLLLLLLLLLLLLLLLLLLLLLLLLLLLLLLLLLLLLLLLLLLLLLLLLLLLLLLLLLLLLLLLLLLLLLLLLLVSLVLLLLLLLYINT encoded by the coding sequence atgatGCATACATTAacaatatatttattattattattattattattattattattattattattattattattactattattattattattattattattattattattattattattattattattattattattattattattattattattattactattattattattattattattattattattattattattattattattattattattattattattattattattattattattattactattgttattagtatcattagtattattattattgttattattatacattAATACATAG